From a region of the Bacillota bacterium genome:
- the ruvC gene encoding crossover junction endodeoxyribonuclease RuvC, giving the protein MVIVGFDPGTAITGYGVLQQEGQKVTVMTFGCITTPANLAAPRRLQRIYEEVCRLLDEYQPDVVVTERLFFNRNETTALSVGRTIGVILLAAAQRGIEWVEYTPLQVKTAVVGYGGAEKKQIQYMVTRLLGLSATPKPDDAADALAVALCHAHSAWAKGLEARGR; this is encoded by the coding sequence ATGGTCATAGTGGGTTTCGACCCGGGTACCGCGATTACGGGCTACGGCGTCTTGCAGCAGGAAGGGCAAAAGGTTACCGTGATGACCTTCGGTTGTATCACTACGCCTGCAAATCTCGCCGCGCCGCGCAGACTGCAACGCATCTACGAAGAGGTCTGCCGTCTGCTGGATGAGTATCAACCGGATGTGGTGGTGACGGAACGGCTGTTCTTCAACCGCAACGAGACCACTGCGCTGAGTGTGGGGCGCACGATTGGGGTGATTCTACTGGCGGCGGCGCAGCGAGGCATCGAGTGGGTAGAGTACACTCCGTTGCAGGTGAAGACGGCGGTGGTGGGCTACGGGGGCGCGGAGAAAAAGCAGATTCAGTATATGGTGACCAGACTGTTGGGACTCTCCGCGACGCCCAAGCCCGACGATGCTGCTGACGCACTGGCGGTTGCATTGTGCCATGCGCACAGCGCATGGGCGAAGGGACTGGAAGCGCGTGGGAGGTGA